The following are encoded in a window of Balaenoptera ricei isolate mBalRic1 chromosome 1, mBalRic1.hap2, whole genome shotgun sequence genomic DNA:
- the GUCA2A gene encoding guanylin isoform X1, protein MNTLLLSALCLLGAWAALAGEVTVKDGKFSFSLESVKKLKDLQQLQEPGRPRNTGGSLVPILCSSPSFPGELKPLCKEPNAQEILERLEAIAEDPSTCEICAYAACAGC, encoded by the exons ATGAACACCCTCCTGCTCTCTGCACTGTGCCTCCTTGGGGCCTGGGCCGCCCTAGCAGGGGAAGTCACCGTGAAG GATGGAAAGTTCTCCTTTTCTCTGGAGTCAGTGAAGAAGCTCAAGgacctccagcagctccaggagcCTGGGAGGCCTAGAAATACTGGTGGATCCCTCGTTCCCATCCTCTGCAGCTCCCCGAGTTTTCCCGGAGAACTCAAGCCTCTCTGCAAGGAGCCCAATGCCCAGGAGATCCTGGAGAGGCTCG AGGCCATTGCCGAGGATCCGAGCACGTGTGAGATCTGTGCCTACGCTGCCTGTGCTGGATGCTAG
- the GUCA2A gene encoding guanylin isoform X2 → MNTLLLSALCLLGAWAALAGEVTVKDGKFSFSLESVKKLKDLQQLQEPGRPRNTGGSLVPILCSSPSFPGELKPLCKEPNAQEILERLGRSPSSQLHLPRMEE, encoded by the exons ATGAACACCCTCCTGCTCTCTGCACTGTGCCTCCTTGGGGCCTGGGCCGCCCTAGCAGGGGAAGTCACCGTGAAG GATGGAAAGTTCTCCTTTTCTCTGGAGTCAGTGAAGAAGCTCAAGgacctccagcagctccaggagcCTGGGAGGCCTAGAAATACTGGTGGATCCCTCGTTCCCATCCTCTGCAGCTCCCCGAGTTTTCCCGGAGAACTCAAGCCTCTCTGCAAGGAGCCCAATGCCCAGGAGATCCTGGAGAGGCTCG GCCGCTCTCCCTCCTCGCAGCTCCACCTACCCAGAATGGAGGAGTGA
- the GUCA2B gene encoding guanylate cyclase activator 2B yields the protein MARRVVSGLLLCGVAAVFLVLLQGAQSVYIQYQGFQVQLESVKKLNELEGQWVPSPGLQTQSPQPSVCHHPALPLDLQPICASGEADSIFQALRNIAADDCELCVNVACTGCS from the exons ATGGCTCGCAGGGTGGTGTCAGGGCTGCTGCTGTGTGGGGTTGCTGCGGTTTTCCTGGTACTGCTGCAGGGCGCACAGTCAGTCTACATCCAG tacCAAGGCTTCCAGGTCCAACTGGAATCGGTGAAGAAGCTGAATGAATTGGAGGGGCAATGGGTGCCCAGCCCTGGCCTGCAAACCCAGAGCCCCCAGCCCTCCGTCTGCCACCACCCGGCCCTGCCACTGGACCTCCAGCCCATCTGTGCCTCCGGGGAAGCGGACAGCATTTTCCAGGCCTTGA GGAACATCGCTGCTGATGACTGTGAGCTGTGCGTGAATGTTGCCTGTACTGGCTGCAGCTAA